From Bacillus basilensis, a single genomic window includes:
- a CDS encoding ABC transporter permease subunit, with the protein MNNSMVLIKKEYVQMLRDFKIIWLPIVFIFLGATQPIVTHYLPSILEALGGGQGITIDLSMAAQKGGEVLATTLGSQFDQLGLMILVISMMGAIQTDKANGMLAFILTRPVTVTSYVGGKIVSNYLMVAFSVTIGYVASYLYVNFLFTAVPFAHLITGLLFYLIWVLFIVSFTTMISAIFHSQGIIALISIVFLLACRVIVGLNPIIDQLNPAGMSKYAMETLVTGVVNSNAIINGLLTIVWILLTLFVTYYWIANKKFHYE; encoded by the coding sequence ATGAATAACTCAATGGTATTGATAAAAAAAGAATATGTTCAAATGTTACGTGATTTTAAGATTATTTGGCTACCAATTGTTTTTATATTTTTAGGTGCAACACAGCCGATAGTAACTCATTATTTGCCATCAATTCTAGAAGCGTTAGGTGGAGGCCAGGGAATTACAATTGATCTGAGTATGGCAGCGCAAAAAGGGGGCGAAGTATTAGCGACTACTTTGGGATCCCAGTTTGATCAGCTTGGACTTATGATTCTAGTGATTTCTATGATGGGTGCAATTCAAACAGATAAAGCTAATGGTATGTTGGCCTTTATTTTAACAAGGCCCGTTACTGTTACTTCATATGTAGGTGGGAAAATAGTGTCAAACTATTTAATGGTAGCGTTTAGTGTAACAATTGGATACGTAGCTTCTTATCTATATGTAAATTTTCTTTTTACTGCCGTTCCATTTGCACACCTAATTACTGGATTACTATTTTATCTAATTTGGGTTCTTTTTATCGTATCTTTCACAACAATGATAAGTGCTATTTTTCACAGTCAAGGTATTATTGCATTAATTTCAATTGTTTTCCTTTTAGCCTGCAGAGTAATCGTCGGTTTGAATCCAATAATAGATCAGCTTAATCCAGCCGGTATGAGTAAGTATGCAATGGAAACGTTAGTCACGGGGGTAGTAAATTCAAACGCAATAATTAATGGATTACTAACTATAGTGTGGATTTTATTGACACTCTTCGTAACGTATTATTGGATTGCTAATAAAAAGTTTCATTATGAATAA
- a CDS encoding ABC transporter ATP-binding protein, translated as MKLEIKNVTKSFKGKIAVNNFSMELQAGECVGLIGPNGAGKSTLIKVISDITNPTAGEVLLNGIKISKMKSEIGYLPQYPNFFHWMTARETLTFMGQLSGLKKEELSKSIPKMLEKVGLKEEENAKVSTFSGGMKQRLGIAQALLHKPSLIVMDEPVSALDPIGRREVLNLIEEIKKDTTILLSTHILSDAEEICERFVIIKDGTKIEDTTITELLHRNRENKLIIEITDKDQNWIEVVKKLPYVKNVEVVGLKIKVKVESIEINKNMLLQNALEHKVDIVKFKMSNDTLEEIFLKLVV; from the coding sequence ATGAAATTAGAGATTAAAAATGTAACAAAATCATTTAAAGGAAAAATTGCTGTCAATAATTTCTCGATGGAACTGCAAGCGGGGGAATGCGTCGGATTAATTGGACCAAACGGAGCAGGGAAATCCACATTAATAAAAGTAATTTCGGATATTACTAATCCAACTGCTGGTGAAGTTTTATTGAATGGGATAAAAATATCAAAAATGAAAAGTGAAATTGGTTATCTACCTCAATATCCTAATTTTTTTCATTGGATGACAGCGAGAGAAACGCTTACGTTTATGGGCCAACTTTCGGGGTTGAAAAAAGAAGAATTGTCAAAGTCGATTCCAAAAATGTTGGAGAAAGTTGGACTAAAGGAAGAAGAAAATGCAAAGGTTAGTACATTTTCTGGTGGAATGAAACAACGACTTGGTATTGCACAAGCATTATTGCATAAACCTTCGCTTATTGTCATGGATGAACCAGTATCCGCATTAGATCCGATCGGCCGGCGGGAAGTATTGAATCTGATTGAAGAAATAAAAAAAGATACAACCATTTTATTATCAACCCACATCTTAAGCGATGCAGAAGAAATCTGTGAACGATTTGTCATTATAAAAGATGGAACAAAAATAGAAGACACAACGATTACGGAGCTTTTACACCGTAATCGTGAAAATAAATTAATTATTGAAATAACAGATAAAGATCAAAATTGGATTGAAGTTGTAAAGAAATTACCGTATGTGAAGAATGTAGAAGTGGTTGGGCTTAAAATCAAAGTGAAGGTTGAAAGTATCGAAATAAACAAAAATATGTTACTGCAAAATGCACTCGAACATAAAGTGGACATCGTTAAATTTAAAATGAGCAACGATACTTTAGAAGAAATTTTCTTGAAATTGGTGGTGTAA
- a CDS encoding PLD nuclease N-terminal domain-containing protein, with protein MKIHYGLNDLKDIDIMAFLPIILPVIAVGALLVLIAFIDLYRHRKTRKNVLVWTLIILFVNILGPILYFVIGRKDSEKL; from the coding sequence ATGAAAATACATTATGGATTGAATGATCTTAAAGACATTGATATTATGGCTTTTCTACCCATTATATTGCCAGTTATTGCAGTGGGAGCACTTTTAGTTTTAATTGCATTCATTGATTTATATCGACATAGGAAAACAAGAAAAAATGTACTTGTATGGACGTTAATTATTCTTTTCGTTAATATATTGGGACCTATCTTGTACTTTGTTATAGGGAGAAAGGACAGTGAGAAATTATGA
- a CDS encoding transcriptional regulator, whose translation MSNKVEILMHPVRMKICQVLMRNKEDGLTPLEMVKIIKNVPQATLYRQLQTMVDSGIVHVIKEKKVKSVSEKYYAINEEDAKIEGSEWKRLSDDEKLNYISYYQLSLMTQYQSYLKKLEEQNSQEDKSTFSVVELKLGKEHFGKFQNELNELMIKYYNSQSKDDEIEAPVRTVAITIIPET comes from the coding sequence ATGAGTAATAAAGTTGAAATTTTAATGCATCCGGTAAGAATGAAAATTTGCCAAGTGTTAATGAGAAATAAAGAAGATGGGCTAACACCATTAGAAATGGTAAAAATCATTAAAAATGTACCACAAGCAACACTATATAGACAGCTACAAACTATGGTTGATTCTGGTATCGTCCATGTAATTAAAGAAAAAAAGGTGAAATCTGTTTCTGAAAAATATTACGCAATCAATGAAGAAGATGCAAAAATTGAAGGAAGTGAATGGAAAAGATTATCTGATGATGAAAAGTTAAACTACATTTCCTATTATCAGTTATCACTTATGACACAATATCAAAGTTACCTTAAGAAATTAGAGGAACAAAACAGTCAAGAAGATAAGTCTACTTTTTCTGTAGTAGAATTAAAGCTAGGTAAGGAACACTTTGGAAAATTTCAAAACGAACTTAACGAATTAATGATTAAATACTACAATAGCCAAAGTAAAGATGACGAAATAGAGGCTCCGGTTCGGACCGTCGCTATTACAATTATTCCAGAAACGTGA
- a CDS encoding YvaD family protein encodes MNRLKYFFFITDLGFVVYWLITIFHMIPQEYLFKDYEDPILVAWNWSFLPLDLLISLTGFLSLYLYSKQKHIWSHFAFLSLILTFCSGLQALAFWTIRLDFDMSWWIPNLYLLVYPCFFLKSVWRECGWYETSMRKERKEFM; translated from the coding sequence TTGAATCGATTAAAGTATTTTTTCTTTATTACTGATCTTGGATTTGTTGTATATTGGCTCATAACAATTTTTCATATGATTCCGCAAGAATATTTGTTTAAAGATTATGAAGACCCAATTTTAGTAGCATGGAACTGGTCTTTTTTACCCTTGGATTTGTTAATCTCGTTAACGGGATTTTTAAGTTTGTATTTGTATTCTAAACAAAAACATATTTGGAGCCACTTTGCGTTTTTATCATTAATTTTAACTTTTTGCTCAGGGTTACAAGCTCTAGCATTTTGGACAATCCGTTTAGATTTTGATATGTCTTGGTGGATCCCTAATTTATATTTATTAGTCTATCCATGCTTCTTTTTAAAAAGTGTTTGGAGAGAGTGTGGATGGTATGAGACTAGCATGAGAAAAGAAAGAAAAGAATTCATGTAA
- a CDS encoding multidrug efflux SMR transporter: MQWIYLSLAILFEVAGTTAMKLSDGLTKLLPSILIFVFYVVSFAFLSFALKGMEMSVAYAVWSGMGIVTITTIGFIYFGESINIIKILAILFILIGVVILNFNSAAHEAKKKEIVEERIH, encoded by the coding sequence GTGCAGTGGATTTATTTAAGTTTAGCAATTTTATTTGAAGTAGCGGGTACAACTGCGATGAAATTATCTGATGGATTAACGAAACTATTACCAAGCATTCTTATTTTTGTATTTTATGTAGTAAGTTTTGCATTTCTTTCATTTGCATTAAAAGGGATGGAAATGTCCGTTGCATATGCGGTTTGGTCAGGTATGGGAATTGTAACGATTACAACAATTGGTTTTATTTATTTTGGAGAAAGTATCAATATAATTAAGATACTAGCAATTCTTTTTATTTTAATTGGAGTCGTAATTTTAAATTTTAATAGTGCAGCACATGAAGCGAAGAAAAAAGAAATAGTGGAGGAACGTATACATTGA
- a CDS encoding TetR/AcrR family transcriptional regulator yields the protein MKQRILTETIHQIQTKGFTFTISDLAKQLAVSKRTIYEHFSSKDEIVDEVIRNVIESIQEKEKNIAEDDTLQTVEKIRLILICIPQQFQFMDARLLVELKKHHYNQWLKLDQFLREGWSTVICLIEEGMREGSIRKIQIPFFIEVYLGALNRIYDPMFIEKSDYTLGSMLESIMDMLLYGISNSK from the coding sequence ATGAAGCAAAGAATATTAACAGAAACAATTCATCAAATTCAAACGAAGGGGTTTACATTTACAATTAGTGACTTAGCAAAACAATTAGCTGTGAGTAAGAGGACAATCTATGAGCACTTCTCTTCAAAAGATGAAATAGTAGATGAAGTTATTCGTAATGTAATAGAAAGTATTCAAGAAAAGGAAAAAAATATCGCTGAAGATGATACGTTACAAACAGTTGAAAAAATAAGACTCATTTTAATATGCATTCCACAACAATTTCAATTCATGGATGCACGTTTATTAGTAGAACTAAAAAAACATCATTATAATCAATGGTTAAAATTAGATCAGTTTTTACGTGAAGGTTGGTCTACTGTAATCTGTTTAATAGAAGAGGGAATGAGAGAAGGAAGCATAAGAAAAATTCAAATTCCGTTTTTTATTGAAGTATATTTAGGGGCACTGAATCGCATATATGATCCTATGTTTATTGAAAAGAGTGACTATACATTGGGAAGTATGCTTGAATCGATTATGGACATGTTACTGTACGGAATTTCTAATTCGAAATAG
- a CDS encoding serine hydrolase, whose product MGQNNKGFSETGLRKMRNILAQHVDSGKIPGLVALVSRNGETHVEALGTMRHDGGAPMRRDTIFRLASTSKPIAVSPVMVLLDECKLHLDDPVDKWLPELADRQVLKQPDGPLEETVPARRPITVRDLLTSTFGLGVDLTLMGSPIMNAFFESGIFDTPGQDMPDPDEFMRRLGGLPLSYQPGERWQYHISIEVIGVLVARVTGQTFESFLHERIFDPLGMKDTGFYVPQLKIDRLPPAFNPNPQTGEFIVWDEGADGRYSKPPAFQAGGGGLLGTVDDYHAYLQMLLNKGMHGTKRILSRPAVQLMTTNRLTPEQQVYRDDLAKNNVHLSFGQGIQGGWGFGMAVRTYLGDYASIGQFGWDGGTGTSAYADPDKQFIGILFTQVGMSTPAPSHLIQDFWTMAYQAIED is encoded by the coding sequence ATGGGACAAAACAATAAGGGCTTTTCTGAAACAGGATTGCGCAAAATGCGCAATATATTGGCGCAGCATGTCGATTCTGGAAAGATTCCTGGGCTCGTCGCCTTAGTCAGCCGAAACGGCGAGACGCATGTCGAAGCGCTTGGAACAATGAGGCATGATGGTGGTGCACCAATGCGTCGGGACACGATTTTTCGATTGGCGTCCACTAGCAAGCCAATCGCAGTTTCACCAGTAATGGTTCTGCTCGATGAGTGCAAACTGCATTTAGACGACCCAGTAGACAAATGGCTACCGGAACTCGCCGACCGGCAAGTGTTGAAACAGCCCGATGGCCCGCTAGAAGAGACCGTCCCAGCACGGCGTCCTATCACTGTACGAGACTTGTTGACCTCCACATTCGGGCTCGGAGTGGATCTCACGTTGATGGGTTCTCCAATCATGAACGCGTTCTTTGAGAGTGGGATATTCGACACGCCAGGGCAGGATATGCCCGATCCAGATGAGTTTATGCGTCGCCTAGGTGGACTTCCGCTAAGCTATCAGCCCGGAGAGCGGTGGCAGTATCATATCAGTATAGAAGTAATCGGCGTTCTTGTTGCCAGGGTCACGGGTCAGACGTTCGAGTCGTTCTTGCACGAACGCATATTCGATCCGCTAGGAATGAAGGATACTGGATTCTACGTACCTCAGCTCAAGATTGATCGGCTTCCACCAGCCTTCAACCCCAATCCGCAGACAGGTGAATTCATCGTGTGGGATGAGGGGGCGGATGGACGTTATAGCAAACCTCCAGCATTCCAAGCAGGCGGTGGTGGACTGCTTGGAACCGTCGACGATTATCACGCGTATTTGCAGATGCTTTTGAATAAAGGGATGCACGGTACTAAACGGATCCTGTCTAGGCCCGCAGTCCAGCTGATGACCACCAACCGTCTTACTCCGGAACAACAAGTATACCGAGACGATTTGGCCAAAAATAACGTCCATTTGTCGTTCGGACAAGGGATCCAAGGTGGCTGGGGCTTTGGGATGGCGGTGCGTACCTATCTTGGAGACTACGCGTCTATTGGTCAATTCGGCTGGGATGGTGGAACCGGTACTTCAGCTTACGCTGATCCAGATAAACAGTTTATTGGAATTCTGTTCACCCAGGTTGGGATGTCCACTCCGGCCCCATCGCATCTTATCCAAGACTTCTGGACTATGGCCTATCAAGCAATCGAAGACTAG
- the alo gene encoding anthrolysin O/cereolysin O family cholesterol-dependent cytolysin Alo has translation MIFLNIKKNTKRRKFLTCLLVSLCTLNYSSISFAETQAGNATDITKNASSIDTGIASLKYNNQEVLAVNGDKIASFVPKESINSNGKFVVVEREKKSLTTSPVDISIIDSVANRTYPGAVQLANKAFADNQPSLLVAKRKPLNISIDLPGMRKENTITVQNPTYGNVAGAVDDLVSTWNEKYSTTHTLPARMQYTESMVYSKSQIASALNVNAKYLDNSLNIDFNAVANGEKKVMVAAYKQIFYTVSAELPNNPSDLFDNSVTFGELTRKGVSNSAPPVMVSNVAYGRTVYVKLETTSKSKDVQAAFKALLKNNSVETSGQYKDIFEESTFTAVVLGGDAKEHNKVVTKDFNEIRNIIKDNAELSLKNPAYPISYTSTFLKDNATAAVHNNTDYIETTTTEYSSAKMILDHYGAYVAQFDVSWEEFTFDQNGKEVLTHKTWEGSGKDKTAHYSTVIPLPPNSKNIKIVARECTGLAWEWWRTIINEQNVPLTNEIKVSIGGTTLYPTANISH, from the coding sequence GTGATTTTTCTGAACATTAAGAAAAATACCAAGAGAAGAAAGTTCCTTACATGTTTATTAGTTAGTCTATGCACTCTTAATTATTCATCTATTTCTTTCGCAGAAACACAAGCGGGTAATGCAACTGATATAACTAAAAATGCTAGTAGCATTGATACTGGTATAGCAAGCCTTAAATATAATAATCAAGAGGTTTTAGCTGTAAATGGTGATAAGATAGCGAGTTTTGTTCCGAAAGAAAGTATCAATTCAAATGGTAAATTTGTAGTAGTGGAACGCGAGAAAAAATCACTTACAACATCACCAGTCGATATTTCAATTATTGATTCTGTAGCAAATCGCACGTATCCAGGAGCTGTACAACTTGCTAATAAAGCTTTTGCAGACAATCAACCGAGTTTATTAGTGGCTAAGAGAAAACCTTTGAATATTAGTATAGACTTACCTGGCATGAGAAAAGAAAATACAATCACTGTCCAAAATCCGACATATGGTAATGTGGCTGGAGCAGTAGACGATTTAGTATCTACTTGGAATGAAAAGTATTCTACAACACATACGTTACCTGCAAGAATGCAGTATACAGAATCTATGGTTTATAGTAAATCACAAATCGCAAGTGCTCTTAATGTTAACGCTAAATATCTTGATAACAGTCTAAATATTGACTTTAATGCGGTTGCAAATGGAGAAAAGAAAGTGATGGTGGCCGCATATAAACAAATATTTTATACTGTAAGTGCTGAACTACCTAACAATCCATCTGATCTCTTTGATAATAGTGTTACTTTTGGTGAGTTAACTCGTAAAGGAGTAAGTAATTCGGCTCCACCTGTTATGGTTTCAAATGTAGCTTATGGTAGAACGGTTTATGTAAAATTAGAAACAACATCTAAGAGCAAAGATGTACAAGCTGCTTTTAAAGCTTTACTTAAGAATAACAGCGTTGAAACGAGTGGACAGTACAAAGATATTTTTGAAGAAAGTACCTTTACTGCTGTAGTATTAGGCGGAGATGCAAAAGAGCATAACAAGGTTGTTACAAAAGATTTCAATGAAATCCGAAATATCATTAAAGATAATGCTGAATTAAGTCTTAAAAATCCAGCATACCCAATTTCATATACAAGCACTTTCTTAAAAGATAATGCAACTGCTGCTGTTCATAACAATACAGATTATATCGAAACGACAACTACAGAATATTCAAGTGCTAAAATGATACTTGATCATTACGGTGCTTACGTTGCTCAATTTGATGTATCTTGGGAGGAATTCACATTTGATCAAAATGGAAAAGAAGTACTAACACATAAAACATGGGAAGGTAGTGGCAAAGACAAAACGGCTCATTACTCTACAGTTATCCCTCTTCCACCAAATTCAAAAAATATAAAAATCGTTGCAAGAGAATGTACAGGTCTTGCATGGGAATGGTGGAGAACAATTATTAATGAACAAAATGTTCCGTTAACAAATGAAATAAAGGTTTCAATTGGAGGGACAACATTATACCCAACTGCTAATATTAGTCATTAG
- a CDS encoding short-chain fatty acid transporter — MFRSFTNGCVALVQRFLPEPFILSCLLTVFVIFFGMFATHQTPVEMINHWGNGIWGLLAFSMQMALVLVTGSALANAPLIKKGLTKAARLPKTNGQGIIAISIVSLLGAYINWGFGIVVSVLYAKEVARQLEGLDYRLAIASSYSGFLIWHAGLSASIPLTLATGGETLIKTTAGSIKEAIPITETLFSPYALVPVIIFLVTMPLINKAMHPDEKHTITVDPSVFHEEAAAQEVEKNTFAEKMENSIIITLCVGLLGLIYIFNYFYTKGFNLTLDIVIFMLLIAGLIFHRTPIQYIRAFSDSTKSASGILLQFPFYAGIMGMMIGANSEGLSLGGAISNFFISISNETTFPLFTFLSAGIVNIFVPSGGGQWAVQAPIMIPAGAELGVPAAKTAMAIAWGDAWTNLIQPFWALPALAIASLGARDIMGFCVVNLLYAGFIISLCFLFI; from the coding sequence TTGTTTCGTTCTTTTACTAATGGTTGCGTCGCCTTAGTGCAACGTTTCTTGCCAGAGCCGTTTATTTTATCATGTTTATTAACTGTTTTTGTTATCTTCTTCGGCATGTTTGCAACGCATCAAACACCTGTGGAAATGATTAATCACTGGGGTAATGGCATTTGGGGACTTCTCGCCTTTTCTATGCAAATGGCACTTGTACTCGTGACAGGATCTGCTTTAGCAAACGCTCCTCTCATTAAAAAAGGATTAACGAAAGCGGCAAGACTACCAAAAACGAATGGACAAGGTATTATTGCCATTTCAATCGTAAGTTTACTAGGGGCATACATAAACTGGGGATTTGGTATTGTTGTATCTGTTTTATACGCAAAGGAAGTAGCGAGGCAGCTTGAAGGATTAGATTATAGACTAGCCATTGCTTCTTCTTACTCTGGATTTCTCATTTGGCATGCGGGGCTTTCTGCTTCTATTCCTCTTACGTTAGCAACAGGCGGCGAAACGTTAATCAAAACGACAGCTGGAAGTATTAAAGAAGCGATTCCTATAACTGAAACGTTATTCTCACCATACGCTCTCGTTCCAGTTATTATCTTTTTAGTTACGATGCCTCTCATTAATAAGGCGATGCATCCAGATGAAAAGCATACGATTACAGTGGATCCTAGCGTGTTCCATGAGGAAGCTGCGGCTCAAGAAGTAGAAAAAAATACGTTCGCTGAAAAAATGGAAAATAGTATCATTATTACACTTTGCGTTGGATTGTTAGGTCTCATTTATATTTTCAATTACTTTTATACGAAAGGTTTTAACCTTACTCTCGATATCGTGATTTTTATGTTATTAATTGCTGGTCTTATTTTTCACCGCACTCCAATTCAATATATTCGTGCTTTTTCAGATTCTACGAAAAGTGCTTCTGGCATTTTACTTCAGTTTCCGTTTTATGCAGGAATTATGGGGATGATGATTGGAGCAAATAGTGAAGGACTTTCACTTGGAGGAGCTATTTCTAATTTCTTTATTAGCATTTCAAACGAAACGACTTTCCCGCTCTTTACTTTTTTAAGTGCTGGCATCGTTAATATTTTCGTTCCATCAGGAGGCGGTCAATGGGCAGTGCAAGCACCAATTATGATTCCAGCTGGTGCTGAACTTGGTGTACCTGCTGCAAAAACAGCAATGGCAATTGCTTGGGGCGATGCTTGGACGAATTTAATTCAACCTTTCTGGGCATTACCGGCATTAGCGATAGCCAGTTTAGGCGCTCGTGATATTATGGGATTTTGCGTTGTCAACTTACTATATGCAGGATTTATCATAAGTCTATGTTTCCTATTTATTTAA
- a CDS encoding NAD(P)H-dependent oxidoreductase, with product MNVLIVYAHPSPSSFNAAILKHVQKGLQETNHSVTVLDLYKEQFDPVLVFNEEKKRRDLVNEEETARYRTLVEEADTLLFIYPIWWWGMPAILKGFIDRIFVAGFAYKYEGALPKGLLKGKKAWVINTLDSPLWYVALLYRSADWIMMKRGVLRFCGIRDIKRSVFQSVKTSKREKREKWLLQIEEKARTL from the coding sequence GTGAATGTACTAATTGTATACGCTCATCCTAGTCCTTCAAGTTTTAACGCGGCGATTTTAAAGCATGTGCAAAAAGGACTACAGGAAACAAATCATTCAGTTACTGTACTTGATTTATACAAAGAACAATTTGATCCAGTCCTTGTTTTTAATGAAGAGAAGAAAAGGCGTGATTTAGTAAATGAAGAAGAAACAGCTCGGTACAGAACGTTAGTGGAAGAAGCGGATACTCTTCTCTTCATTTATCCAATATGGTGGTGGGGGATGCCGGCTATTTTAAAAGGGTTTATTGATCGCATATTCGTAGCTGGATTTGCTTATAAATATGAAGGTGCTCTGCCGAAAGGGTTATTGAAAGGTAAGAAGGCGTGGGTAATTAATACATTAGACTCACCGTTATGGTATGTCGCACTATTATATCGATCAGCAGATTGGATTATGATGAAGAGAGGTGTTTTACGTTTTTGCGGAATTCGCGATATAAAACGGTCAGTTTTTCAATCTGTGAAAACGAGTAAACGAGAGAAGCGGGAAAAGTGGTTATTACAAATAGAAGAAAAGGCTCGTACATTATGA
- a CDS encoding SWIM zinc finger domain-containing protein, whose amino-acid sequence MYAYLLHDITKWIPKYIMDKGYEYYEEGHVEDVEIQDKKVFAFVTGNAGNYEVIIDLEDFTESSCECPYENLCKHMAAVVYDIQDAGESKVKEKLKDLEKEELITVLNRLLQSSKNVQIVEKMLKKGKL is encoded by the coding sequence ATGTACGCTTACTTATTACATGATATAACGAAATGGATTCCTAAATACATTATGGATAAAGGTTATGAATATTATGAAGAAGGACATGTAGAAGATGTTGAAATACAAGACAAAAAAGTATTTGCTTTCGTTACTGGAAATGCAGGAAACTATGAAGTGATTATTGATCTTGAAGATTTTACAGAAAGTAGCTGCGAGTGTCCGTATGAGAATCTTTGCAAGCATATGGCGGCAGTTGTTTATGATATTCAAGATGCTGGTGAGAGTAAGGTGAAAGAGAAACTGAAAGATTTAGAAAAGGAAGAGTTAATCACAGTATTAAATCGTTTGTTGCAAAGTTCGAAAAACGTGCAAATTGTAGAGAAGATGTTAAAGAAGGGGAAACTTTAA
- a CDS encoding YwiC-like family protein — translation MKLVIPKQHGAWAMLVIPFLLSVILGKPTMYHIPLFLAWFFIYLATYPFLMYIKQKRKKEYLHASIVYFIIAFVFGMISLLYEWRILLFVAVMIPLFIVNMYYARQKNERALLNDISAIIVFCIGGLVSYYFSMKLLDKTAVFIALISFLYFLGSTFYVKTMIREKNNPKYRFISWGYHIVLTIIIFAINPWCSLIFIPSVIRAIILYGKKISIIKVGILEIVNSVYFLIITAIIMKYAI, via the coding sequence ATGAAGTTAGTTATTCCGAAGCAACATGGTGCATGGGCCATGCTTGTTATACCATTTCTATTAAGTGTTATTCTTGGGAAACCTACTATGTATCATATCCCATTGTTTTTAGCTTGGTTCTTTATCTATTTAGCTACGTATCCATTTCTTATGTACATAAAACAAAAACGAAAAAAAGAGTATTTACATGCTTCGATTGTATATTTTATCATCGCTTTCGTATTTGGGATGATTTCTCTATTATATGAATGGCGCATTCTTTTATTCGTAGCGGTAATGATTCCCTTATTTATAGTAAATATGTATTACGCTCGTCAAAAGAATGAAAGAGCATTACTAAATGACATTAGTGCAATTATTGTTTTCTGTATAGGTGGTTTAGTTAGTTATTATTTTTCAATGAAGCTTCTAGATAAAACAGCAGTATTTATTGCGCTTATTTCATTTTTATATTTTTTAGGAAGTACGTTTTATGTGAAAACGATGATTCGTGAGAAAAATAATCCGAAGTATCGTTTTATATCTTGGGGTTATCATATCGTGTTAACGATTATCATATTTGCTATCAATCCGTGGTGTTCTCTTATTTTTATACCAAGTGTCATTCGAGCAATTATATTGTATGGCAAAAAAATTTCAATTATAAAAGTAGGGATTTTAGAAATTGTTAATTCTGTATATTTTTTAATCATAACGGCAATAATTATGAAGTATGCCATTTGA
- a CDS encoding ECF transporter S component: protein MSKRYVAFIICIFAVIIGTLLFTTLIMDGYYLLSSLFLLVVIMLPFYIRFERKAFVSREIVLVAVLAAIAAVSRVPFSILPSVQPTSFVIIVSAIVFGSETGFMIGATAAIVSNIFLGQGPWTPWQMFSWGMIGFIAGLLRNTFLMKKLWGRLLYGFFVGFLFGWIMNFWGLLGFIREATWEAVISYYITSFYFDLSHAISNVVFLLLFSTSWITILTRFKRKYGILDKHNMA from the coding sequence GTGTCCAAACGATATGTTGCATTCATAATATGTATTTTTGCAGTAATAATAGGCACATTACTCTTTACTACACTTATCATGGACGGTTATTACCTGTTAAGTAGTTTGTTTTTATTAGTTGTTATTATGTTACCTTTCTATATCCGTTTTGAAAGGAAGGCATTTGTTTCACGTGAAATTGTTCTCGTTGCCGTATTAGCGGCAATTGCAGCAGTTAGCCGCGTACCATTTTCTATTTTACCAAGTGTACAACCGACTTCTTTTGTAATTATCGTTTCTGCAATTGTGTTTGGAAGCGAAACTGGATTTATGATCGGGGCAACAGCGGCCATCGTATCTAACATTTTTTTAGGACAAGGTCCGTGGACACCGTGGCAAATGTTTTCATGGGGTATGATTGGTTTTATAGCAGGCTTACTTCGCAATACATTTTTAATGAAAAAGTTATGGGGGAGACTACTATATGGGTTCTTCGTGGGCTTTTTATTTGGCTGGATCATGAATTTCTGGGGGCTTCTCGGTTTTATACGTGAAGCAACGTGGGAAGCTGTCATTTCATATTATATAACAAGTTTTTATTTCGATTTGAGCCATGCGATTTCGAATGTTGTGTTCTTACTATTATTTAGTACTTCTTGGATTACGATTCTTACAAGATTTAAAAGGAAATACGGCATATTAGATAAGCATAACATGGCATAG